A window from Solanum stenotomum isolate F172 chromosome 7, ASM1918654v1, whole genome shotgun sequence encodes these proteins:
- the LOC125871296 gene encoding SH3 domain-containing protein C23A1.17-like: MCVVFLTILLSIITTSPLAHAQFGLGGIFNPILGRPIVPPVGGQVPPIGVGQLPIPNFLGPLVGPILGPIAGPILGPILGQPIRPPVGQVPPIVPPVGQVPPIVPPVGQVPPIVPPVGQVPPIVPPVGGQIVNITIVGSLSCSVPGSNVPGPGVSGVNVTIICGNTTIAQASTNSQGIINVSVMTTTSVLSGNTCIARIPLPIANCTLTPNTGTLVAPVILIGNLIQDLVGLTFAAIFGILSSLATVTLS; this comes from the coding sequence ATGTGTGTTGTTTTCCTCACTATTCTGCTTTCCATCATCACCACTAGTCCTCTAGCCCATGCTCAATTCGGTCTTGGTGGTATTTTTAATCCCATTCTTGGCCGACCCATTGTACCACCCGTTGGTGGTCAAGTACCACCCATTGGTGTTGGCCAATTACCCATTCCCAATTTTCTTGGTCCTCTTGTTGGTCCCATTCTTGGTCCCATTGCTGGTCCCATTCTTGGTCCCATTCTTGGCCAACCCATTAGACCACCCGTTGGTCAAGTACCACCGATTGTACCACCGGTTGGTCAAGTACCACCCATTGTACCACCGGTTGGTCAAGTACCACCGATTGTACCACCCGTTGGTCAAGTACCACCCATTGTACCACCCGTTGGTGGGCAAATAGTTAATATAACTATAGTGGGGAGTTTGTCTTGCTCCGTGCCGGGAAGTAATGTCCCAGGCCCCGGAGTCAGTGGAGTAAATGTGACGATTATTTGTGGCAACACAACCATTGCTCAAGCGTCCACAAATAGTCAAGGCATTATTAATGTTTCAGTGATGACCACTACAAGTGTTTTGTCAGGAAATACATGTATTGCAAGGATTCCTCTCCCAATTGCTAATTGTACTTTGACTCCCAACACAGGAACCCTTGTAGCTCCCGTCATCCTTATTGGAAACTTAATTCAGGATTTGGTTGGTCTAACTTTCGCAGCAATTTTCGGGATACTTTCTTCTCTAGCAACAGTCACTTTGAGTTGA